The following nucleotide sequence is from marine bacterium B5-7.
TCTTACAAGATCCAGGCCTCATTATTCATCCACCGTTGTTATACATGGGTTATGTTGGCTTTGCTGTCGCCTTTTCATTCGCAATTGCGGCCTTATTAACCCAACGTTTAGAATCTACTTGGGCAAAATGGACACGCCCTTGGACCTTAATGGCCTGGTGTTTTTTAACCGCGGGTATCGTGTTGGGTAGCTGGTGGTCTTACCATGAATTAGGCTGGGGAGGTTGGTGGTTTTGGGATCCAGTAGAAAATGCATCCTTCATGCCATGGTTAATTGGCACGGCATTAATTCATTCTTTGATTGTCACGCAGAAACACGGCCTCTTTAAATATTGGACTCTGCTTTTAGCCATTTTGACTTTTTCTTTAAGTTTGTTGGGAACTTTTTTAGTCCGATCAGGCGTACTTACTTCGGTACATGCCTTCGCCGTTGATCCACGACGTGGCGCCTTCATGCTAGTTTATTTATTGATTGTTGTGGGGGGTGGTTTAGGTTTGTTGGCTTGGCGTCAGCCCACGCTAACGGCTCAAGCACCACCCTCACGCATGACGAATCGCAGCAGTCTTTTATTGTTTAACAATATTTTCATGGTGGTTGCCACCTTAAGTATTTTATTAGGCACACTCTATCCATTGCTCATTGATGCCCTGCACTGGGGAAAGATTTCCGTTGGCCCTCCTTATTTTAATACAGTATTTGTGCCAATTGCGGCTATCATGTTTGTTTTTATGGGGATCGGTCCTTTATGTCGCTGGCAAGAAACCCATTTGTCACAATTATTAAAAACCTTACTGAAAATGACATTCATCAGTCTCGTCATCGCAGCTTTAGTACAGTGGATGTGTCACCCTATACACGCCGTTAGAATTCTGCTGGGTGTGATAATGGCTGTGTGGCTTGTGTCAGGGGCCTTATTCAGTTTGCGCACAGCGCGTCACCAAATGGGGATGCTGATCGCTCATATCGGTGTAGCCATTTGTATTATCGGTGTGACCTTCGCTAGCATCCGCCCACTAACCAAAGATGTTCGTTTAGACCCGCGAGATACAGCCAAGCTAGGTGGCTACACTTTTCAGTTGCTAGGCACACGAGAAAAAACCGGGCCAAACTATACGGCATTGGTCGCTGATATTCTGGTAAGACGTCACCATCAGTGGGAAACACTGCTGTCTGCCGAAAAACGTCATTATCATCCTTCAGATGTCGTCATGACACGTGCAGCCATTGATGCGGGGGTTACACGTGATATTTATATAGCGCTCGCTGATCCACAAGCCAATGGTGGTTGGACTTTGCGTTTGTATATCAAGCCCTTTGTTCGTTGGATTTGGGTGGGTGGCGATCTCATGGTGCTCGGTGGTTTACTGGCTTGCTGGTTACAGCGCAGACGGAGAAAAACTCATGCGTGATGTCCGGAAGATTGCTTGGTTACTTCCCCTACTATGTTTTTTAGGGCTGGCCTTATTTTTATGGCGAGGATTATCTTTAAATCCACGAAATTTACCTTCTGCATTACAAGACAAACCCGCGCCCAGTTTTTCTTTGCCGACGATGGATGGGAAAGCCCCCCTCACCCGTCATCGATGGTATGGCCATGTGGCCGTTTTAAACTTTTGGGCAAGCTGGTGTATGGCTTGTCACGTAGAACACCCTATTTTAATCGATATTGCTCGTCATTATCACGTGCCTCTTTATGGTATTGCCTACAAAGATAAGCGTGCCGCCGTACAACATTGGCTGAAAACGATGGGGGATCCTTATCAAGCTGTTGGCTTAGATAAACAAGGGCGTGTTGGTCTTGCCTATGGCGTTTATGGCACGCCAGAAACATTTATCATCGATAAAAAAGGAATTATCCGTTATCGACACATCGGTGCGATCACCCATCGCATTTGGGAAACAGAACTATGGCCACGTATTCAAAAATTGCAATCTGCCTCTGCTTAAGCATTGCTTATGTGTTTGGCTTTGCCACACAAGCATTGTATCCATTTCAGCAGACACATGATGCACAACGTT
It contains:
- a CDS encoding c-type cytochrome biogenesis protein CcmF, producing MIAEVGQFSLILSAWLMLLAAGIGLFARGDAPTVIPALSRNLHVSTLKPIIITACSLIFMSYVCLTIGFACNDFSIAYVAANSNTHLPWFYRLVAVWGAHEGSMLLWITCLAIWITFVCRYSRNLPADFVARMLGTLSAITLGFLCFILFTSNPFLRTLPYVPLNGHDLNPLLQDPGLIIHPPLLYMGYVGFAVAFSFAIAALLTQRLESTWAKWTRPWTLMAWCFLTAGIVLGSWWSYHELGWGGWWFWDPVENASFMPWLIGTALIHSLIVTQKHGLFKYWTLLLAILTFSLSLLGTFLVRSGVLTSVHAFAVDPRRGAFMLVYLLIVVGGGLGLLAWRQPTLTAQAPPSRMTNRSSLLLFNNIFMVVATLSILLGTLYPLLIDALHWGKISVGPPYFNTVFVPIAAIMFVFMGIGPLCRWQETHLSQLLKTLLKMTFISLVIAALVQWMCHPIHAVRILLGVIMAVWLVSGALFSLRTARHQMGMLIAHIGVAICIIGVTFASIRPLTKDVRLDPRDTAKLGGYTFQLLGTREKTGPNYTALVADILVRRHHQWETLLSAEKRHYHPSDVVMTRAAIDAGVTRDIYIALADPQANGGWTLRLYIKPFVRWIWVGGDLMVLGGLLACWLQRRRRKTHA
- the ccmG gene encoding thiol:disulfide interchange protein yields the protein MRDVRKIAWLLPLLCFLGLALFLWRGLSLNPRNLPSALQDKPAPSFSLPTMDGKAPLTRHRWYGHVAVLNFWASWCMACHVEHPILIDIARHYHVPLYGIAYKDKRAAVQHWLKTMGDPYQAVGLDKQGRVGLAYGVYGTPETFIIDKKGIIRYRHIGAITHRIWETELWPRIQKLQSASA